A genomic window from Montipora capricornis isolate CH-2021 chromosome 8, ASM3666992v2, whole genome shotgun sequence includes:
- the LOC138059176 gene encoding tetratricopeptide repeat protein 28-like isoform X2, with amino-acid sequence MVDKKLDLLEWHMQELSVARKKGDRQGKGLAYFNLGRYYQGTADFNQAITNYTEALAIFKEVGFRAREGAAYGNLGNAYDSLGNFKQAIEYHHQHLSIAKEVGDRAGEGRAYGNLGNAYQSLCNFKQAIEYHHQHLSIAKEVGDRAGEGRAYGNLGNAYQSLCNFKQAIEYHHQQLIIAKGVGDRAEEGRAYGNLGNDNRSLGNFKQAIEYHHQHLSIAKEVGDRAGEGKAYGNLGIVYQSLGNFKQAIEYHHQDLSIAKEVGDRAREGKAYGNLGSAYRSLGNFKQAIEYHHQRLSIAKEVGDRAGEGRAYGNLGNAYQSLGNFKQAIEYHHQCLSIAKEIGDRAGEGGAYGNLGNAYQSLGNFKQAIEYHHQCLSIAKGVGDRAGEGRAYGNLGNAYRRLGNFKQAIEYHHQRLSIAKEVGDRAGEGRAYGNLGIAYRSLGNFKQAIEYHHQHLSIVKEVGDRAGEGRAYGNLGNAYESLGNFKQAIEYHHQHLSIAKEVGDRAGEGRAYGNLGNAYESLGNFKQAIEYHHQHLSIAKEVGDRAGEGRAYGNLGNAYQSLGNFKQAIEYHHQDLSIAKGVGDRAEEGRAYGNLGNANISLGNFKQAIEYHHQHLTIAKEVGDRAGEGRAYGNLGSAYQNLGNFKQAIEYHHQDLSIAKEVGDRAGEGRAYGNIGNANIGLGNFKQAIEYYQQCLSIAKEVGDRAGEGKAYDNLGNAYRRLGNFKQAIEYHHQCLSICQETEDPVGLAITCYHIGLVHEFFGSLSKALNYYRLSIYYFDEVRCLLQSEDAWKISFRDTKGFAYTALWTALLKSGEVDEALYAAEQGRAQALADMLKMQYNVDGKPMVKVTISLIMKDLPSQTVFTALEGNTISFWLLTDDIGINFRQKKIENGTAESLMKSTLDQINAGAVVRCEDRSLERQSSDFSSSRAGVEETFQSLCFSVHSFQPLYDVLVSPTADLIQGDDLVFVPDGHFCLAPFSAMSDSVRIRVIPSLTALKLITMAPDNFQSKNEALLVGDPCLSEVTYGTGEPMYGQLPCAEKEVGIIGKLLQTVPLTGKNATKAEVLKRMKSVALIHIAAHGDDRSGEIALAPNPERTSEIPEEEDYMLSLSDVQAVRLQARLVVLSCCHSGQGEVKSEGIVGIARAFLYAGARSVLVSLWAIDDEATWMFMESFYQHLADRKSASTALHHAMKSLQETKNYSAIKYWAPFVLIGDDVTFEFGELKHKKNETMSKT; translated from the exons ATGGTGGATAAAAAGTTGGACCTTTTGGAGTGGCATATGCAAGAGCTTAGCGTTGCAAGAAAGAAGGGAGACAGACAAGGCAAGGGtttggcttatttcaatctTGGTAGGTACTATCAGGGCACAGCTGACTTTAATCAGGCCATAACaaattacacagaagcattagccatttttaaggaAGTGGGTTTCAGGGCcagagaaggagcagcctatggcaatctcggcaatgcttatgacagtcttggtaacttcaagcaagccatagagtaccaccatcaacatcttagtattgcaaaagaggtaggggacagggccggagaaggaagagcttatggcaatctcggcaacgcttatcaaagtctttgtaatttcaagcaagccatagagtaccaccatcaacatcttagtattgcaaaagaggtaggggacagggccggagaaggaagagcttatggcaatctcggcaacgcttatcaaagtctttgtaatttcaagcaagccatagagtaccaccatcaacaacTTATTATTGCAAAAggggtaggggacagggccgaagaaggaagagcttatggcaatcttggcaacgATAATagaagtcttggtaatttcaagcaagccatagagtaccaccatcaacatcttagtattgcaaaagaggtaggggacagggccggagaaggaaaagcttatggcaatcttggcattgtttatcaaagtcttggtaatttcaagcaagccatagagtaccaccatcaagatcttagtattgcaaaagaggtaggggacagggccagagaaggaaaagcttatggcaatcttggcagtgcttatcgaagtcttggtaatttcaagcaagccatagagtaccaccatcaacgtcttagtattgccaaagaggtaggggacagggccggagaaggaagagcttatggcaatcttggcaacgcttatcaaagtcttggtaatttcaagcaagccattgagtaccaccatcaatgtcttagtattgcaaaagaaataggggacagggccggagaaggaggagcgtatggcaatcttggcaatgcttatcaaagtcttggtaatttcaagcaagccatagagtaccaccatcaatgtcttagtattgcaaaaggggtaggggacagggccggagaaggaagagcttatggcaatcttggcaacgcttatcgacgtcttggtaatttcaagcaagccatagagtaccaccatcaacgtcttagtattgcaaaagaggtaggggacagggccggagaaggaagagcttatggcaatcttggcattgcttatcgaagtcttggtaatttcaagcaagccatagagtaccaccatcaacatcttagtattgtaaaagaggtaggggacagggccggagaaggaagagcttatggcaatctcggcaacgcttatgaaagtcttggtaatttcaagcaagccatagagtaccaccatcaacatcttagtattgcaaaagaggtaggggacagggctggagaaggaagagcttatggcaatctcggcaacgcttatgaaagtcttggtaatttcaagcaagccatagagtaccaccatcaacatcttagtattgcaaaagaggtaggagacagggccggagaaggaagagcttatggcaatctcggcaacgcttatcaaagtcttggtaatttcaagcaagccatagagtaccaccatcaagatcttagtattgcaaaaggggtaggggacagggccgaagaaggaagagcttatggcaatcttggcaacgCTAATataagtcttggtaatttcaagcaagccatagagtaccaccatcaacatcttactattgcaaaagaggtaggggacagggccggagaaggaagagcttatggcaatcttggcaGTGCTTATCAAaatcttggtaatttcaagcaagccatagagtaccaccatcaagatcttagtattgcaaaagaggtaggggacagggccggagaaggaagagcttatggcaatATTGGCAACGCTAATATaggtcttggtaatttcaagcaagccatagagtactacCAGcaatgtcttagtattgcaaaagaggtaggggacagggccggagaaggaaaagcttatgacaatcttggcaacgcttatcgacgtcttggtaatttcaagcaagccatagagtaccaccatcaatgTCTTAGTATTTGCCAGGAAACGGAGGACCCAGTAGGGCTGGCAATTACATGTTATCATATTGGTCTTGTTCATGAATTTTTTGGCTCTTTGAGTAAAGCTCTTAATTACTATCGTCTaagtatttattattttgatgaagTTAGGTGTCTTCTTCAGTCAgaggatgcatggaaaataagctttcgtgacaCAAAGGGGTTTGCGTACACCGCTCTGTGGACAGCACTCTTGAAGAGTGGAGAGGTTGATgaagctttgtatgctgctgagcaaggacgagcacaggctttggcAGACATGTTAAAGATGCAATACAACGTTGATGGGAAACCTATGGTGAAGGTAACTATCTCTTTGATTATGAAAgatctaccttcacaaactgttttcacagcacttgaagggaacacgatcagcttctggttgctAACAGATGATATCGGgataaattttagacaaaagaaaatcgaaaatggaaCTGCCGAGTCTCTGATGAAAAGTACTTTAGACCAGATCAATGCAGGGGCTGTTGTGCGATGCGAGGATCGTTCACTTGAAAGACAAAGCAGCGACTTCTCGAGCAGTAGGGCAGGTGTTGAAGAAACCTTTCAGTCTTTGTGCTTCTCTGTGCACTCTTTCCAGCCCTTGTATGATGTCCTAGTCAGTCCTACAGCGGACTTGATCCAGGGTGATGACTTAgtgtttgttcctgatggacacttttgcctggctcctttttctgcaatgagtgactctgtcaggatccgtgtGATTCCCTCGCTGACTGCTTTAAAATTGATCACTATGGCACCTGACAACTTCCAAAGTAAGAATGAAGCACTGCTTGTAGGCGATCCGTGCTTGAGCGAAGTCACTTACGGGACTGGTGAACCCATGTATGGACAGCTGCCTTGTGCGGAAAAAGAGGTGGGTATAATTGGAAAGCTTCTGCAGACCgtgcctcttacaggaaaaaatgcaaccaaagctgaggtgctgaaaagaatgaagtcagttgccttaatccacattgctgcacatgggGATGACAGatctggagaaattgctttggccccaaatcccgaACGCACATCTGAGATCCCCGAAGAGGAAGATTATATGTTATCGTTGAGCGATGTCCAAGCAGTTCGCCTtcaggcaagactggttgtgcttagttgctgtcatagtggccagggagaggtaaaatctgagggtattgtgggaatagccagggctttcctgtatgctggtgcccggtctgttctggtgtcactctgggcaatcgacGATGAAGCGACCTGGATGTTCATGGAGAGTTTCtaccaacacttggcagatagaaaaagtgcaagtacagctcttcaccatgccatgaaatctcttcaggagacaaagaattattcggccataaaatactgggcgccatttgtgctaattggcgatgatgtcaccttCGAATTTGGGGAGCTCAAACACaaaaagaatg aaacGATGTCCAAAACGTGA
- the LOC138059176 gene encoding tetratricopeptide repeat protein 28-like isoform X1: MVDKKLDLLEWHMQELSVARKKGDRQGKGLAYFNLGRYYQGTADFNQAITNYTEALAIFKEVGFRAREGAAYGNLGNAYDSLGNFKQAIEYHHQHLSIAKEVGDRAGEGRAYGNLGNAYQSLCNFKQAIEYHHQHLSIAKEVGDRAGEGRAYGNLGNAYQSLCNFKQAIEYHHQQLIIAKGVGDRAEEGRAYGNLGNDNRSLGNFKQAIEYHHQHLSIAKEVGDRAGEGKAYGNLGIVYQSLGNFKQAIEYHHQDLSIAKEVGDRAREGKAYGNLGSAYRSLGNFKQAIEYHHQRLSIAKEVGDRAGEGRAYGNLGNAYQSLGNFKQAIEYHHQCLSIAKEIGDRAGEGGAYGNLGNAYQSLGNFKQAIEYHHQCLSIAKGVGDRAGEGRAYGNLGNAYRRLGNFKQAIEYHHQRLSIAKEVGDRAGEGRAYGNLGIAYRSLGNFKQAIEYHHQHLSIVKEVGDRAGEGRAYGNLGNAYESLGNFKQAIEYHHQHLSIAKEVGDRAGEGRAYGNLGNAYESLGNFKQAIEYHHQHLSIAKEVGDRAGEGRAYGNLGNAYQSLGNFKQAIEYHHQDLSIAKGVGDRAEEGRAYGNLGNANISLGNFKQAIEYHHQHLTIAKEVGDRAGEGRAYGNLGSAYQNLGNFKQAIEYHHQDLSIAKEVGDRAGEGRAYGNIGNANIGLGNFKQAIEYYQQCLSIAKEVGDRAGEGKAYDNLGNAYRRLGNFKQAIEYHHQCLSICQETEDPVGLAITCYHIGLVHEFFGSLSKALNYYRLSIYYFDEVRCLLQSEDAWKISFRDTKGFAYTALWTALLKSGEVDEALYAAEQGRAQALADMLKMQYNVDGKPMVKVTISLIMKDLPSQTVFTALEGNTISFWLLTDDIGINFRQKKIENGTAESLMKSTLDQINAGAVVRCEDRSLERQSSDFSSSRAGVEETFQSLCFSVHSFQPLYDVLVSPTADLIQGDDLVFVPDGHFCLAPFSAMSDSVRIRVIPSLTALKLITMAPDNFQSKNEALLVGDPCLSEVTYGTGEPMYGQLPCAEKEVGIIGKLLQTVPLTGKNATKAEVLKRMKSVALIHIAAHGDDRSGEIALAPNPERTSEIPEEEDYMLSLSDVQAVRLQARLVVLSCCHSGQGEVKSEGIVGIARAFLYAGARSVLVSLWAIDDEATWMFMESFYQHLADRKSASTALHHAMKSLQETKNYSAIKYWAPFVLIGDDVTFEFGELKHKKNGKCCLNITSMTESLYFVHVFNQEFVERSRYVLHKEMAL; this comes from the coding sequence ATGGTGGATAAAAAGTTGGACCTTTTGGAGTGGCATATGCAAGAGCTTAGCGTTGCAAGAAAGAAGGGAGACAGACAAGGCAAGGGtttggcttatttcaatctTGGTAGGTACTATCAGGGCACAGCTGACTTTAATCAGGCCATAACaaattacacagaagcattagccatttttaaggaAGTGGGTTTCAGGGCcagagaaggagcagcctatggcaatctcggcaatgcttatgacagtcttggtaacttcaagcaagccatagagtaccaccatcaacatcttagtattgcaaaagaggtaggggacagggccggagaaggaagagcttatggcaatctcggcaacgcttatcaaagtctttgtaatttcaagcaagccatagagtaccaccatcaacatcttagtattgcaaaagaggtaggggacagggccggagaaggaagagcttatggcaatctcggcaacgcttatcaaagtctttgtaatttcaagcaagccatagagtaccaccatcaacaacTTATTATTGCAAAAggggtaggggacagggccgaagaaggaagagcttatggcaatcttggcaacgATAATagaagtcttggtaatttcaagcaagccatagagtaccaccatcaacatcttagtattgcaaaagaggtaggggacagggccggagaaggaaaagcttatggcaatcttggcattgtttatcaaagtcttggtaatttcaagcaagccatagagtaccaccatcaagatcttagtattgcaaaagaggtaggggacagggccagagaaggaaaagcttatggcaatcttggcagtgcttatcgaagtcttggtaatttcaagcaagccatagagtaccaccatcaacgtcttagtattgccaaagaggtaggggacagggccggagaaggaagagcttatggcaatcttggcaacgcttatcaaagtcttggtaatttcaagcaagccattgagtaccaccatcaatgtcttagtattgcaaaagaaataggggacagggccggagaaggaggagcgtatggcaatcttggcaatgcttatcaaagtcttggtaatttcaagcaagccatagagtaccaccatcaatgtcttagtattgcaaaaggggtaggggacagggccggagaaggaagagcttatggcaatcttggcaacgcttatcgacgtcttggtaatttcaagcaagccatagagtaccaccatcaacgtcttagtattgcaaaagaggtaggggacagggccggagaaggaagagcttatggcaatcttggcattgcttatcgaagtcttggtaatttcaagcaagccatagagtaccaccatcaacatcttagtattgtaaaagaggtaggggacagggccggagaaggaagagcttatggcaatctcggcaacgcttatgaaagtcttggtaatttcaagcaagccatagagtaccaccatcaacatcttagtattgcaaaagaggtaggggacagggctggagaaggaagagcttatggcaatctcggcaacgcttatgaaagtcttggtaatttcaagcaagccatagagtaccaccatcaacatcttagtattgcaaaagaggtaggagacagggccggagaaggaagagcttatggcaatctcggcaacgcttatcaaagtcttggtaatttcaagcaagccatagagtaccaccatcaagatcttagtattgcaaaaggggtaggggacagggccgaagaaggaagagcttatggcaatcttggcaacgCTAATataagtcttggtaatttcaagcaagccatagagtaccaccatcaacatcttactattgcaaaagaggtaggggacagggccggagaaggaagagcttatggcaatcttggcaGTGCTTATCAAaatcttggtaatttcaagcaagccatagagtaccaccatcaagatcttagtattgcaaaagaggtaggggacagggccggagaaggaagagcttatggcaatATTGGCAACGCTAATATaggtcttggtaatttcaagcaagccatagagtactacCAGcaatgtcttagtattgcaaaagaggtaggggacagggccggagaaggaaaagcttatgacaatcttggcaacgcttatcgacgtcttggtaatttcaagcaagccatagagtaccaccatcaatgTCTTAGTATTTGCCAGGAAACGGAGGACCCAGTAGGGCTGGCAATTACATGTTATCATATTGGTCTTGTTCATGAATTTTTTGGCTCTTTGAGTAAAGCTCTTAATTACTATCGTCTaagtatttattattttgatgaagTTAGGTGTCTTCTTCAGTCAgaggatgcatggaaaataagctttcgtgacaCAAAGGGGTTTGCGTACACCGCTCTGTGGACAGCACTCTTGAAGAGTGGAGAGGTTGATgaagctttgtatgctgctgagcaaggacgagcacaggctttggcAGACATGTTAAAGATGCAATACAACGTTGATGGGAAACCTATGGTGAAGGTAACTATCTCTTTGATTATGAAAgatctaccttcacaaactgttttcacagcacttgaagggaacacgatcagcttctggttgctAACAGATGATATCGGgataaattttagacaaaagaaaatcgaaaatggaaCTGCCGAGTCTCTGATGAAAAGTACTTTAGACCAGATCAATGCAGGGGCTGTTGTGCGATGCGAGGATCGTTCACTTGAAAGACAAAGCAGCGACTTCTCGAGCAGTAGGGCAGGTGTTGAAGAAACCTTTCAGTCTTTGTGCTTCTCTGTGCACTCTTTCCAGCCCTTGTATGATGTCCTAGTCAGTCCTACAGCGGACTTGATCCAGGGTGATGACTTAgtgtttgttcctgatggacacttttgcctggctcctttttctgcaatgagtgactctgtcaggatccgtgtGATTCCCTCGCTGACTGCTTTAAAATTGATCACTATGGCACCTGACAACTTCCAAAGTAAGAATGAAGCACTGCTTGTAGGCGATCCGTGCTTGAGCGAAGTCACTTACGGGACTGGTGAACCCATGTATGGACAGCTGCCTTGTGCGGAAAAAGAGGTGGGTATAATTGGAAAGCTTCTGCAGACCgtgcctcttacaggaaaaaatgcaaccaaagctgaggtgctgaaaagaatgaagtcagttgccttaatccacattgctgcacatgggGATGACAGatctggagaaattgctttggccccaaatcccgaACGCACATCTGAGATCCCCGAAGAGGAAGATTATATGTTATCGTTGAGCGATGTCCAAGCAGTTCGCCTtcaggcaagactggttgtgcttagttgctgtcatagtggccagggagaggtaaaatctgagggtattgtgggaatagccagggctttcctgtatgctggtgcccggtctgttctggtgtcactctgggcaatcgacGATGAAGCGACCTGGATGTTCATGGAGAGTTTCtaccaacacttggcagatagaaaaagtgcaagtacagctcttcaccatgccatgaaatctcttcaggagacaaagaattattcggccataaaatactgggcgccatttgtgctaattggcgatgatgtcaccttCGAATTTGGGGAGCTCAAACACaaaaagaatggtaagtgctgTTTAAATATAACTTCAATGACTGAATCGCTGtactttgtacatgtttttAATCAGGAATTTGTCGAAAGGAGCAGGTACGTTCTTCACAAAGAAATGGCTTTATAA